A region from the Clostridium beijerinckii genome encodes:
- a CDS encoding peptide chain release factor 1, giving the protein MLLDRLEFIENKYDELSVKIGDPSIMQNQNEWRKLCKEHSDLEIIVNSYREYKKVTEDLKANKEMLNGENDREMREMLNEEITDLTNREAELENEIQILLLPKDPNDDKNVFVEIRGGAGGEEAALFAYSLFRMFTRYAETQRWVVEIMSLNETDLGGFKEVVFMIKGNGAYSKLKYESGVHRVQRVPDTESSGRIHTSTVTVAVLPEVDDVEIEIADKDVRIDVFRASGNGGQCVNTTDSAVRITHLPTGLVVSCQDEKSQLKNKEKAMKVLKSRLYEAAEKERSAGIAEDRKSQVGTGDRSERIRTYNYPQGRVTDHRIGLTLYKLESFLSGDLDEMINSLITSDQAEKMKLMGNTQM; this is encoded by the coding sequence ATGTTATTAGATAGATTAGAATTTATAGAGAATAAATATGATGAATTATCAGTTAAAATTGGCGATCCATCAATTATGCAAAATCAAAATGAATGGAGAAAGCTTTGTAAAGAGCATTCTGATTTGGAAATTATAGTAAATAGCTATAGGGAGTATAAAAAAGTAACTGAAGATTTAAAAGCTAATAAGGAAATGTTAAATGGTGAAAATGACAGAGAAATGAGAGAAATGTTAAATGAAGAAATAACTGATCTCACAAATAGAGAAGCTGAACTAGAAAATGAAATACAAATTTTATTACTACCTAAAGATCCTAATGATGATAAGAATGTATTTGTTGAAATCAGAGGAGGTGCAGGTGGTGAAGAAGCAGCATTATTTGCATATAGTTTGTTTAGAATGTTTACAAGATATGCAGAAACTCAAAGGTGGGTTGTAGAGATCATGAGTTTGAATGAAACAGATCTTGGTGGATTTAAAGAAGTTGTATTTATGATTAAAGGTAATGGAGCTTATTCTAAATTAAAATATGAAAGTGGAGTTCATAGAGTTCAAAGAGTTCCGGATACTGAATCAAGTGGAAGAATTCATACATCAACAGTTACAGTAGCAGTGTTACCAGAAGTTGATGACGTTGAAATAGAAATTGCAGATAAGGATGTTAGAATAGATGTATTTAGAGCTTCAGGAAATGGAGGACAATGCGTTAATACTACAGATTCAGCTGTTAGAATTACTCATTTACCTACAGGACTTGTAGTTTCATGTCAAGATGAAAAATCACAATTAAAAAATAAAGAAAAAGCTATGAAAGTTTTAAAATCAAGGCTTTATGAAGCAGCAGAAAAAGAAAGATCAGCAGGAATAGCTGAAGATAGAAAGAGTCAAGTTGGAACTGGAGACAGAAGTGAAAGAATTAGAACATACAATTATCCACAAGGAAGAGTTACTGACCATAGAATAGGATTAACTTTATATAAGCTAGAATCATTTTTAAGTGGAGATCTTGATGAGATGATAAATTCACTTATAACATCAGATCAAGCTGAGAAAATGAAACTTATGGGAAATACACAAATGTAA
- a CDS encoding threonylcarbamoyl-AMP synthase — protein MKTKVSIIKNIKEDEDKIKEAAEIIKNGGTVVFPTETVYGLGADALNEKAVEKIFKAKGRPQDNPLIIHVSSKNIEAYAKEIPEIANKLISKFWPGPLTIILRKKDIIPNVTSANLDSVGIRMPDNEIARKLIELSNTTIAAPSANISGRPSPTDFQRCIEDLDGKVDCILGGEKSDIGVESTIVDCTVTPPIVLRPGGITLDMLREVDSRIEIDNAIMQKPKENLKPKAPGMKYKHYAPNAKVTIISGERKKTVEKIREIVHYNIEKGKKVCILTVEENAKEYIEGISIVLGSALDLTTVAKSLFEALRKCDDLGADLILAEGYKEEGVGVAIMNRLNKAAGFDIIEV, from the coding sequence TTGAAAACTAAGGTTAGTATAATTAAAAATATTAAAGAAGATGAAGATAAAATAAAAGAAGCAGCAGAAATTATTAAAAATGGAGGAACTGTAGTGTTCCCAACAGAAACTGTTTATGGATTGGGGGCTGATGCTCTTAATGAAAAGGCAGTCGAGAAAATATTCAAAGCAAAAGGGAGACCACAAGATAATCCGTTAATTATTCATGTTTCATCAAAAAACATAGAGGCATATGCAAAAGAAATTCCTGAAATAGCCAATAAACTTATAAGCAAATTTTGGCCGGGGCCACTTACAATAATTCTAAGAAAAAAGGATATAATACCAAATGTAACAAGTGCTAATCTGGATTCTGTTGGAATTAGAATGCCTGATAATGAAATAGCAAGAAAATTGATTGAATTATCAAATACAACTATTGCAGCACCATCTGCCAATATAAGTGGAAGGCCGAGTCCGACAGATTTTCAACGGTGCATAGAAGATTTAGATGGAAAAGTGGATTGTATTTTAGGCGGAGAGAAAAGTGATATAGGAGTAGAATCGACAATCGTTGACTGTACTGTAACTCCACCAATAGTTTTACGACCAGGTGGCATTACATTAGATATGCTTAGGGAGGTAGATTCAAGAATTGAAATAGATAATGCTATAATGCAAAAACCAAAGGAAAATCTTAAACCAAAAGCTCCAGGTATGAAGTATAAACATTATGCACCTAATGCCAAGGTTACAATAATTTCTGGAGAAAGAAAAAAAACTGTTGAAAAAATAAGAGAAATAGTACACTATAATATAGAAAAAGGTAAAAAGGTATGCATCCTTACTGTTGAAGAAAATGCTAAAGAATATATAGAAGGTATAAGCATAGTTTTAGGAAGTGCATTAGATTTAACAACAGTTGCTAAAAGTTTGTTTGAGGCTTTAAGAAAATGCGATGATTTAGGAGCTGATTTAATTTTAGCAGAAGGGTATAAAGAAGAAGGTGTTGGGGTAGCTATTATGAATAGATTAAATAAGGCTGCTGGGTTTGATATTATAGAGGTTTGA
- the rpiB gene encoding ribose 5-phosphate isomerase B: MKIAIGCDHGGFELKNEIIKFLENENHEVKDFGTYSTSSCDYPDVALPVAEAVVAKDYEFGILICGTGIGIGIAANKVPGIRAALCSDTFSAHATREHNNANILTMGQRVVGTGLALDIVKTFITSKFEGDRHQNRINKISEIEEKYTH, translated from the coding sequence ATGAAAATTGCAATTGGATGTGATCATGGTGGATTTGAATTAAAAAATGAAATTATTAAATTTTTAGAAAATGAAAACCATGAAGTGAAGGACTTTGGTACATATTCAACTAGTTCTTGCGATTATCCTGATGTTGCTTTACCAGTGGCAGAAGCTGTAGTAGCAAAAGACTATGAATTCGGAATATTAATTTGTGGTACTGGAATAGGAATTGGTATTGCAGCTAATAAAGTTCCAGGAATTAGAGCTGCATTATGTTCAGATACTTTTAGTGCACATGCAACTAGAGAACATAATAATGCCAATATACTAACAATGGGGCAAAGAGTTGTTGGAACAGGCCTTGCTTTAGATATAGTAAAAACTTTTATAACTTCAAAATTTGAAGGGGATAGACATCAAAATAGAATAAATAAAATTTCAGAAATTGAAGAAAAGTATACACATTAG
- a CDS encoding uracil phosphoribosyltransferase — protein MSKVIEIKHPLILHKLAFLRNEKTGSKDFRELVEEISMLMAYEVTRDLNMEEVEVKTPVAVAKCMMLAGKKMAVVPILRAGLGMVDGVLNLIPAAKVGHIGLYRDEKTLQPVEYFCKLPQDIAERDIIVVDPMLATGGSAIDALTMLKTRGAKNLKLMCLVGAPEGIEAVRKVHDDVDIYLASIDEKLNEHGYIVPGLGDAGDRLFGTK, from the coding sequence ATGAGTAAAGTTATAGAAATAAAACATCCATTAATATTACATAAGTTGGCATTTTTGAGAAATGAAAAAACAGGTTCAAAAGATTTTAGAGAATTAGTAGAAGAAATTTCTATGTTAATGGCATATGAAGTTACAAGAGATTTAAATATGGAAGAAGTTGAAGTTAAGACTCCTGTAGCTGTAGCTAAATGTATGATGCTTGCAGGTAAGAAAATGGCAGTTGTTCCTATTTTAAGAGCAGGGCTTGGAATGGTTGATGGAGTACTTAATTTAATTCCAGCAGCTAAGGTTGGACATATTGGATTATATAGAGATGAAAAAACACTTCAACCAGTAGAATACTTCTGCAAATTACCACAAGACATTGCAGAAAGAGATATAATAGTTGTTGATCCAATGCTTGCAACAGGCGGATCAGCAATAGATGCTTTAACTATGTTGAAAACTAGAGGTGCTAAAAATTTAAAATTAATGTGTTTAGTAGGAGCACCAGAAGGAATAGAAGCTGTACGAAAAGTTCATGATGATGTTGATATTTATCTAGCTTCAATAGATGAAAAATTAAATGAACATGGATACATAGTACCAGGTCTTGGTGATGCTGGAGATAGATTGTTTGGAACTAAATAA
- a CDS encoding cytidine deaminase: MDRRDKQNYYLDIAETVLERGTCLRRNYGSIIVKNDEIISTGYTGAPRGRKNCIDLNSCIREKLQVPRGTHYELCRSVHSEANAIISASRKDMIGATLYLVGKDAKTKQYVRDANSCSMCKRLIINAGIAYVVIRDSKEEYREIIVDSWIEDDDSLKIMKDAGY, encoded by the coding sequence ATGGATAGACGTGATAAACAAAACTATTATTTAGATATTGCAGAAACAGTTCTAGAGCGAGGAACTTGTTTAAGGAGAAACTATGGTTCGATAATAGTTAAAAATGATGAAATAATTTCTACCGGGTATACAGGAGCACCTAGAGGTAGGAAAAATTGTATAGACTTGAATAGCTGTATAAGAGAAAAACTTCAAGTCCCAAGAGGAACACATTATGAACTTTGTAGAAGCGTGCATAGTGAAGCTAATGCAATAATAAGTGCTTCGAGAAAAGATATGATTGGGGCTACATTATACTTGGTTGGAAAAGATGCAAAAACGAAGCAATATGTTAGGGATGCTAATTCCTGTTCAATGTGTAAGCGATTAATCATTAATGCAGGTATTGCATATGTAGTTATAAGGGACTCTAAAGAAGAATATAGGGAAATAATTGTAGATTCATGGATAGAAGATGATGATTCACTGAAAATTATGAAGGATGCAGGATACTAA
- a CDS encoding UDP-N-acetylglucosamine 2-epimerase (non-hydrolyzing) translates to MSKKKIITIFGTRPEAIKMAPLIKELEKREEIESKVCVTAQHREMLDQVLELFNIKPDFDLNIMETKQTLTGITNKVLEGLEEVFKEEKPDMILVHGDTTTTFAGSLAAFYQQIKVGHVEAGLRTFNKYFPFPEEMNRKLTGSLTDLHFSPTKGSKENLLREGIKESDIYITGNTVIDAMKHTVEEDYIFENDELNNIDFNKKVIMITAHRRENWGEGIQNICIALNKIVEENSDVELVYLVHLNPVVKDVVFERLGGKDRIHLLSPLDTKETHNLMNKSFMVMTDSGGLQEEAPHLGKPVLVLRDVTERPEAVEAGTVKLVGTDIDQIVNEANELLRNPESYSKMSKSINPYGDGIASKRIVEAILKYFNLSSREVEEFKR, encoded by the coding sequence TTGAGTAAAAAGAAGATTATTACTATTTTTGGAACTAGACCAGAAGCTATAAAAATGGCACCTTTAATAAAGGAATTAGAAAAAAGAGAAGAAATTGAATCTAAAGTTTGTGTAACAGCTCAACATAGAGAAATGCTAGATCAAGTTTTAGAGCTATTTAATATTAAACCAGATTTTGATTTGAACATAATGGAAACAAAGCAAACCTTAACGGGTATTACCAATAAAGTTTTAGAGGGTTTGGAAGAAGTATTTAAAGAAGAAAAACCAGATATGATATTGGTACATGGAGATACAACAACTACATTTGCAGGCTCATTAGCTGCGTTTTATCAACAAATCAAGGTTGGCCATGTAGAAGCGGGCCTTAGAACCTTCAATAAGTATTTTCCTTTTCCTGAAGAAATGAATAGAAAATTAACAGGTAGTTTGACAGATTTGCACTTTTCACCAACTAAAGGATCAAAGGAAAACTTGTTGAGAGAAGGTATAAAAGAAAGTGATATATATATTACAGGAAATACTGTAATTGATGCTATGAAACATACTGTTGAAGAAGATTATATTTTTGAAAATGATGAGTTGAATAATATAGACTTCAATAAGAAAGTAATAATGATTACTGCTCACAGAAGAGAAAACTGGGGAGAAGGAATTCAAAATATTTGTATAGCATTAAATAAGATAGTTGAAGAAAATAGTGATGTAGAATTAGTATACTTAGTTCATTTGAATCCTGTTGTCAAAGATGTAGTATTTGAAAGACTTGGAGGAAAAGATAGAATCCATTTATTATCTCCATTAGATACTAAAGAAACTCATAATTTGATGAATAAATCATTTATGGTAATGACAGATTCAGGTGGATTACAAGAAGAAGCTCCTCATTTAGGAAAGCCAGTACTAGTGTTAAGAGATGTTACAGAAAGACCAGAAGCGGTTGAAGCTGGAACTGTTAAGTTAGTAGGAACTGATATAGATCAAATCGTAAACGAAGCAAATGAATTGCTAAGAAATCCAGAATCTTATTCTAAAATGAGTAAATCTATTAACCCATATGGTGATGGCATAGCATCTAAAAGGATAGTAGAAGCTATATTAAAGTATTTTAATTTGAGTTCAAGGGAAGTAGAGGAATTTAAAAGATAA